From a single Alloactinosynnema sp. L-07 genomic region:
- a CDS encoding maleylpyruvate isomerase family mycothiol-dependent enzyme, which translates to MDYLDCLAADYIRLRAVAETDLDAPVPSCPSWTMADLVRHVAEVYQHKTAAMKNNAFPRPWPPDLTGRAPIEVLDESYEALLEQFDELEPEDERITWYAPQQTVGFWQRRMAQETVIHRIDAELAAGVDSEQVPDALAVDGIDEVLHRFLAYFSSEEPEEFGESLTSLAGQRVAVRAGDQTWIVDLQPTGVKVGTDGGFDAAVSADPDTLLRWLWRRVDLDAVTVEGDAAAVKALYAVLEDATQ; encoded by the coding sequence ATGGACTACCTCGATTGCCTTGCCGCCGACTACATCCGCCTGCGGGCTGTCGCGGAAACCGACCTCGACGCCCCCGTGCCGAGCTGTCCCTCATGGACGATGGCCGACCTGGTCCGCCACGTCGCCGAGGTCTATCAGCACAAGACCGCCGCCATGAAGAACAACGCCTTCCCGCGCCCGTGGCCGCCCGACCTGACCGGCCGCGCCCCGATCGAGGTGCTGGACGAGTCGTATGAGGCACTGCTGGAGCAGTTCGACGAACTCGAACCCGAAGACGAGCGGATCACCTGGTACGCGCCGCAGCAGACGGTTGGGTTCTGGCAGCGGCGGATGGCGCAGGAGACCGTGATCCACCGCATCGACGCCGAACTGGCCGCCGGGGTCGACTCCGAGCAGGTGCCCGACGCACTGGCGGTCGACGGCATCGATGAGGTCCTGCACCGCTTCCTGGCCTACTTCAGCTCCGAGGAGCCCGAGGAGTTCGGCGAGAGCCTGACGTCGCTGGCCGGTCAGCGGGTCGCGGTCCGCGCGGGCGACCAGACCTGGATCGTCGACCTCCAGCCGACCGGCGTCAAAGTCGGCACCGATGGCGGCTTCGACGCCGCCGTGTCCGCCGACCCGGACACGTTGCTGCGCTGGCTCTGGCGCCGCGTCGACCTCGACGCGGTCACCGTCGAAGGCGACGCCGCTGCGGTCAAGGCGCTCTACGCCGTGCTGGAGGACGCCACGCAGTAA
- a CDS encoding PadR family transcriptional regulator, producing the protein MPSRSDRPSPLALVLLVLLAEAPMHPYRMRELLLERGKDRVANVAQRNSVYQTIERLDRVGLIRVRETARDEGRPERRVYELTPDGRNTLGEWLTSMLSTPAREFPEFPAALASVLVLGAAEVADALRRRADTLERDLNETSAVLAKLALPRIVTLEEEYAQAVGRAEVTWLRRVVADFDSGELGWTEELLRAMIDGH; encoded by the coding sequence ATGCCCAGTCGGTCCGACCGACCCTCGCCGCTCGCACTTGTGTTGCTCGTGCTGCTGGCCGAGGCGCCCATGCACCCCTATCGGATGCGGGAACTGCTGCTCGAGCGCGGCAAGGACCGGGTCGCCAACGTCGCGCAGCGCAACAGCGTCTACCAGACGATCGAGCGGCTCGACCGGGTCGGGCTGATCCGGGTCCGGGAGACCGCCCGGGACGAGGGCAGGCCCGAGAGACGCGTCTACGAGCTGACCCCCGATGGCCGCAACACCCTCGGAGAGTGGCTGACCTCGATGCTCAGCACCCCCGCCCGCGAGTTCCCCGAGTTCCCCGCCGCCTTGGCCTCCGTGCTGGTCCTCGGTGCCGCCGAGGTGGCCGACGCGCTGCGGCGGCGCGCGGACACGCTGGAGCGGGACCTGAACGAGACCAGCGCGGTGCTGGCCAAGCTCGCCCTGCCGAGGATCGTCACGCTCGAAGAGGAGTACGCCCAGGCCGTCGGCCGCGCCGAGGTGACGTGGCTGCGCCGGGTGGTGGCGGACTTCGACTCCGGTGAACTCGGCTGGACCGAGGAACTCCTACGCGCCATGATCGACGGGCATTAA
- a CDS encoding NAD(P)/FAD-dependent oxidoreductase has translation MTFLIIGGGIAGPVTAMALQEAGIDSTVFEAYQNTADGVGAFLGLAPNGLRALRVLGLDKLIQAEGFESPDIRLSLSGGRRLLEISMAGTNPDAPTPITLKRADLYRALRDEAERRGIPFEYGKRLIDAETHDGVVTARFDDGSTATGDALIGADGLQSRVRTIIDPNAPAPRYVPYLNTGGYAEGVKVQTPVGTAQMIFGKRAFFGYTPSPDGSVWWFANPPQRTELDRTALAAIGPEEWRKRLLTLFADDDPLINDLINATPAIAPCWSTYDYPNVPTWHKNQMSIIGDAAHATAPSAGQGASMAMEDAIELARCLRDIPETSKAFAAYESLRRDRVERVVAQGKRNGSGKAPGVLGRMMLPVVFRFMPTPDLNWIYDYEPRWEERVG, from the coding sequence ATGACTTTTCTTATCATCGGTGGCGGCATCGCGGGCCCGGTGACCGCGATGGCCCTTCAAGAAGCCGGAATCGATTCGACCGTCTTCGAGGCCTACCAAAACACGGCGGACGGCGTCGGCGCCTTCCTCGGCCTGGCCCCCAACGGCCTGCGCGCGCTGCGGGTGCTCGGCCTGGACAAGCTGATCCAGGCCGAGGGCTTCGAAAGTCCCGATATCCGCCTGTCCCTCAGCGGCGGCCGCCGCCTGCTGGAGATCTCCATGGCGGGCACCAACCCAGACGCCCCCACGCCCATCACCCTCAAACGAGCCGACCTCTACCGCGCCTTACGCGACGAAGCCGAACGTCGAGGCATCCCCTTCGAATACGGCAAACGCCTGATCGACGCGGAGACTCACGACGGCGTAGTGACGGCCCGTTTCGACGACGGATCAACCGCCACCGGCGACGCCCTGATCGGCGCCGACGGCCTGCAATCGCGAGTCCGAACGATCATCGACCCCAACGCCCCCGCCCCGCGCTATGTCCCGTACCTGAACACAGGCGGCTACGCCGAGGGCGTCAAGGTGCAGACCCCGGTGGGCACCGCCCAGATGATCTTCGGCAAGCGCGCCTTCTTCGGCTACACCCCAAGCCCGGACGGCTCGGTGTGGTGGTTCGCCAACCCACCACAACGCACGGAGCTGGATCGAACCGCACTAGCCGCGATCGGCCCCGAGGAATGGCGCAAGCGCTTGCTGACCCTGTTCGCCGACGACGACCCCCTGATCAACGACCTGATCAACGCCACCCCCGCCATCGCCCCCTGCTGGAGCACCTACGACTACCCCAACGTCCCCACTTGGCACAAAAACCAAATGTCAATAATCGGCGACGCCGCCCACGCCACCGCCCCCTCCGCAGGCCAAGGCGCCTCCATGGCCATGGAGGACGCGATCGAACTGGCCCGCTGCCTGCGCGACATCCCGGAAACGTCCAAGGCATTCGCCGCCTACGAGTCGTTGCGGCGCGACCGAGTGGAACGGGTTGTGGCACAGGGCAAGCGCAACGGGAGCGGGAAGGCACCTGGCGTGCTTGGGCGGATGATGCTGCCGGTGGTGTTTCGGTTCATGCCGACACCGGACCTGAACTGGATCTACGACTACGAACCTCGCTGGGAGGAGCGGGTAGGGTGA
- a CDS encoding XRE family transcriptional regulator, translating to MPYPHAQAALERMFGEPVTRLFGPPYGHVITPATVPMVPLRGNARTDWEGQVISMCADRAREFLIKAEASNVGSETMDQVTDDVRRLVTAYQQVPLERILGDMADTQTRVFALLERRQRPDQMRDLYLLAGVASGLMARASHDLGAPHDAMTQARAAYACADNAGHNGLRAWTRGLQTLIAYWSGDFTESARYAELGIQAADHTTGTAAVWLASGQARTLAALNRIDEARQAIERARDARDRVVPDELDSLGGVCTFSHPRQLYYAADALTWGGKETAAETDRLATEALTAYAMADDRDRAFGDEAGTRCDLAIARTLRGEFDGAGDALKPVLAMPPSQRTHGVMASIDYVRRAIPADAGTDRTALGLRDAIEVFTAERLAIPG from the coding sequence ATGCCCTATCCCCACGCACAGGCCGCGCTGGAACGAATGTTCGGCGAGCCGGTCACCCGCCTCTTCGGCCCGCCCTATGGCCACGTCATCACCCCGGCGACGGTCCCGATGGTGCCGCTGAGGGGGAACGCGCGGACTGACTGGGAAGGCCAGGTGATCTCCATGTGCGCGGACCGAGCGCGCGAGTTCTTGATCAAAGCGGAGGCAAGCAACGTGGGAAGCGAAACGATGGACCAGGTCACCGACGACGTGCGCAGGCTGGTCACCGCCTATCAGCAGGTGCCGCTGGAACGCATCCTCGGCGACATGGCTGACACCCAGACCCGGGTGTTCGCCCTGCTGGAGCGACGCCAACGGCCCGACCAGATGCGCGACCTGTACTTGCTCGCAGGCGTCGCATCCGGCCTGATGGCGCGCGCGTCACACGACCTGGGTGCACCCCACGACGCGATGACGCAGGCTCGTGCCGCCTACGCGTGCGCGGACAACGCAGGTCATAACGGGCTACGTGCGTGGACCCGTGGATTGCAGACGCTCATCGCGTACTGGTCCGGCGACTTCACCGAGTCCGCCCGGTACGCCGAACTCGGCATCCAAGCGGCGGACCACACCACTGGCACCGCCGCCGTATGGCTGGCCAGCGGACAAGCCAGGACACTGGCCGCGCTCAACCGAATCGATGAGGCACGCCAAGCGATCGAACGCGCCCGGGACGCACGTGACCGAGTCGTGCCCGACGAACTCGACTCGCTCGGCGGCGTGTGCACATTCAGCCACCCACGCCAGCTCTACTACGCGGCCGACGCACTCACCTGGGGCGGGAAGGAGACAGCCGCCGAAACCGATCGCTTGGCCACCGAAGCCCTCACCGCATACGCCATGGCGGACGATCGAGACCGGGCGTTCGGCGACGAAGCCGGAACTCGCTGCGACCTAGCCATCGCCCGAACGCTCCGGGGCGAATTCGACGGCGCAGGCGACGCGCTCAAGCCCGTGCTCGCCATGCCGCCATCGCAGCGCACGCACGGAGTGATGGCCTCGATCGACTACGTGCGTCGGGCGATCCCTGCCGACGCAGGCACCGACCGAACCGCGCTTGGACTCCGCGACGCGATCGAGGTCTTCACCGCGGAACGCCTGGCCATTCCAGGCTGA
- a CDS encoding GNAT family N-acetyltransferase has translation MVELHGQRIRLREFREDDLDASLAVVGDDKVTKFLSFDSLDRDTQAARLAGAIERARLSPRTEYYLAVATPADDRLVGFARLGLGGVQAAKLGYAIAADHWGNGYATDAARTLIDYGFSELGLHRISAAIGPDNTASLAVIRRLGFTYEGRLRDHVHTNGAWRDSELYSILAGPTSDN, from the coding sequence ATGGTCGAGCTACACGGTCAACGAATCCGGCTGCGCGAGTTCAGGGAAGACGACCTTGACGCGTCACTCGCGGTCGTCGGCGACGACAAGGTCACCAAATTCCTGTCATTCGACTCGCTCGACCGCGACACACAGGCGGCACGCCTCGCGGGCGCGATCGAACGTGCTCGGCTGTCGCCTCGCACCGAGTACTACCTGGCCGTTGCCACCCCTGCCGACGATCGACTCGTCGGCTTCGCCCGACTGGGTCTCGGCGGTGTGCAGGCCGCCAAACTTGGGTACGCGATCGCAGCCGATCACTGGGGAAACGGCTACGCCACCGACGCCGCACGCACGCTGATCGACTACGGGTTCAGCGAACTCGGCCTACACCGAATCTCCGCCGCCATAGGACCGGATAACACCGCTTCCCTGGCCGTAATCCGGCGGCTCGGATTCACCTATGAAGGTCGACTCCGCGACCACGTCCACACCAACGGCGCCTGGCGCGACTCAGAGCTCTACTCCATCCTCGCTGGACCAACCAGCGACAACTAG
- a CDS encoding DddA-like double-stranded DNA deaminase toxin yields MAGADDVAADLEHGLSLLPSELITVALGHLRDAHALLAPLAATSGQPDIHQAAAGLSDVLGELERLHGMFASVRNTVGALVSHLIGPDVDIAPGAAPTRPAVAQPPPRTADTDAPRIADLMARLPVRSGSGQKTSGYWIDDDGGEHGPVVSGEDEDYEHAKEILRALQIGPPRGELFAASHVETKFAARLRDSERKRVTLVINKRPCDDGRFSCDRLLPRILRPDQEVTVYWPGGSGTYRGRRQ; encoded by the coding sequence GTGGCGGGAGCGGACGACGTCGCCGCAGATCTTGAGCACGGACTCAGTCTGCTTCCGTCCGAACTGATCACCGTGGCGCTGGGCCATCTTCGTGACGCCCATGCGCTCCTCGCGCCACTGGCCGCGACCAGCGGTCAGCCGGACATCCACCAAGCCGCCGCAGGCCTGTCCGACGTACTCGGCGAACTGGAGCGGCTGCACGGCATGTTCGCCTCCGTTCGGAACACGGTCGGCGCACTGGTAAGCCACTTGATTGGGCCCGATGTCGACATAGCGCCCGGAGCCGCGCCCACCAGACCTGCCGTCGCCCAGCCACCTCCACGGACCGCTGACACAGACGCGCCGAGGATCGCCGACCTGATGGCCAGACTGCCCGTGCGCTCGGGTTCGGGACAGAAAACATCTGGATACTGGATAGACGACGATGGTGGCGAACACGGCCCAGTGGTCAGCGGCGAGGACGAAGACTACGAGCACGCCAAAGAGATACTGCGCGCACTACAGATCGGTCCGCCGCGCGGAGAATTGTTCGCGGCCTCGCACGTGGAAACCAAGTTCGCCGCCCGGCTGCGGGACAGCGAACGCAAGCGGGTCACACTCGTGATCAACAAGCGACCCTGCGACGACGGCAGGTTCTCGTGCGACCGACTGCTGCCCCGAATTCTTCGACCGGATCAAGAGGTTACGGTGTACTGGCCAGGCGGCAGCGGCACCTATCGAGGACGGAGGCAATAG
- a CDS encoding Imm1 family immunity protein, with protein sequence MGFVLEASYKHDAGVQLLRTPVDIDRFISELLGAGPDYRAATVYAIDESTDADPTHELVVAVDPTRDLGSVRYAGEDGEFYSQGDTTNPDRIVYAYFGTGHEFPANSEITLNSVRLAMVELLSSGGQIPQNIEWQPKESIDLPLS encoded by the coding sequence GTGGGGTTTGTCTTGGAAGCGTCATACAAGCACGATGCGGGTGTCCAGCTACTGCGCACCCCCGTTGATATCGACCGCTTCATCAGCGAGCTACTCGGTGCAGGCCCTGACTACCGCGCGGCCACCGTCTACGCGATCGACGAGTCCACCGACGCCGATCCCACCCACGAACTGGTGGTCGCCGTCGACCCGACTCGCGACCTGGGCAGCGTCCGCTACGCAGGGGAAGACGGCGAGTTCTACAGTCAGGGCGACACCACCAATCCCGATCGAATCGTGTACGCCTATTTCGGCACCGGCCACGAATTTCCCGCCAACTCCGAAATCACATTGAACTCGGTACGACTGGCAATGGTTGAACTCCTATCCAGCGGCGGCCAAATACCCCAGAATATCGAGTGGCAACCCAAAGAATCAATTGATTTGCCACTGAGTTAG
- a CDS encoding DNA repair ATPase, with protein MTDGATAAVTSTAPALDAGTYEVLRARLGEQAAELARRARALNDERLRVFGGTELRLVGTDRIRTENNCVPRDIVALGSTMVFGYNVFIGLKPETTIADVFSLHTFTRDGEAFRFDPAELPPLLGDEQFQRDFAELYRYYRETRLLQLRRVEGKLLGVFQTGPRTEDTKVLRWKVAVDGTVSYEDNRGERDHVFPPSHDFEWTEATRDDHVLGRFPHISILGQVFIETVHGDLTLKVENNTETGEGVYSEPVDEPLQSLADAEVHYAQVGPLILIRVRPYKEPDWRHLVFNTHTRTVVRLDGIGQACRRLPEDHGLIFPGGYYLATGVHKTFDTDVTDLEYERVIRSPNGEDVLFVFHARGDGRSLLLPYNLIRKEVANPLVCHGYSLFDDGTLVIFRADSEEPTRVHAMQVWQTPYLSDTYAAAQPVGTGPLEKVGNPELVRGISDCLSVTHMVGDMAPSAAVFEALITACARVFDIYHWLDVGDLREPLSEVRATAEQVLDEFETVSALTKQAADALAEVSAQVASLIRTVRGEAPKTADAWVGQLAELRRVQGRVITLRDVRYIDGSQVESLNNSLVEQLNDAGKRAVGFLQGADAFAGYHEQVARLVADAEAITTVAAAEPVSDQLATQAEGLEIVTEVVGSLDIADATARTSILERVGEVLAGVNRARATLVARRKELLATEGRAAFAAEFALLGQAITGALAVADTPQRCDEQLGKLMLQVENLETRFGDFDDFLTELGTKRTDVYEAFSSRKQALLDDRARRADRLIESADRVLASVQRRVAGLKSVDEVNTYFASDPMVAKLRSVAADLRELGDQVRAEELDGRVKAARQEAGRSLRDRLDLYTDGGDTLRFGKHAFAVNTQPLDLTLVPHDGGMAFAVTGTDYRSTVRDEDFQSTSEFWSQLLVSESTEVYRAEHLAASIMDSAVPSDSSNLLDEVRTVAETRYDEGYERGVHDHDAAKILDVLLRLHAGAGLLRYSPQVRAAAQLFWAHGTDEPQRAQWTVRAGSLARARAAFGPVPAIGDLSVELSEAASAFLASSGLPVENVGEYLFEELAGTPLGFVTSAGARTLVDKFRRACGPQFDEDVRAVGDLAARHQLVRAWLSTFQASANLSDVDLPEAVAIELCGDLPRHDSSAALSGKVEGLLGAHPRITDRSLDLRLDEFLARTSRFRSERVPAYRAYQRRREALVVREKERLRLTEYQPKVMSAFVRNRLLDEVYLPLIGDNLAKQLGAAGENKRTDQMGLLLLISPPGYGKTTLMEYVANRLGLVFVKVNGPALGHDVTSIDPADAPNATARQEIEKINFGLEMGSNVLLYLDDIQHTNPELLQKFISLCDAQRRMEGVWDGRTRTYDLRGKRFAVCMAGNPYTESGKRFRVPDMLANRADVWNLGDVLSGREELFSLSYVENALTSNPVLAPLSTRERADIGLFVRMARGDSSVRADQLAHPYSSVEVERIVSVLSKLLRVQEVVLANNKAYIASAAQAEASRTEPPFGLQGSYRNMNKLAERIVPVMNSDELEAAIDDHYRGEAQTLTAGAEANLLKLAELRGRLSAEQAERWAAVKAGYLRERALGGDGDDPMSRAVGAVGLLADRVGGIEAAIRGS; from the coding sequence GTGACAGACGGAGCGACGGCCGCGGTGACATCGACCGCGCCCGCGCTGGACGCGGGCACCTACGAGGTGCTGCGGGCCCGGCTCGGCGAGCAGGCCGCCGAGCTGGCCCGCCGGGCGCGAGCGCTCAACGACGAGCGGCTGCGCGTCTTCGGCGGGACCGAGCTGCGGCTAGTCGGCACCGACCGGATCCGCACGGAGAACAACTGCGTGCCCCGCGACATCGTCGCGCTGGGTTCGACGATGGTGTTCGGCTACAACGTGTTCATCGGGCTCAAGCCCGAGACCACGATCGCCGACGTGTTCTCGCTGCACACCTTCACCCGCGACGGCGAGGCGTTCCGGTTCGACCCGGCCGAGCTGCCACCGCTGCTGGGTGACGAGCAGTTCCAGCGCGACTTCGCCGAGCTGTACCGGTACTACCGTGAGACCCGGCTGCTGCAGCTGCGGCGGGTCGAGGGCAAGCTGCTCGGGGTGTTCCAGACCGGGCCGCGCACCGAGGACACCAAGGTCCTGCGGTGGAAGGTGGCCGTCGACGGCACTGTGTCCTATGAGGACAATCGGGGCGAGCGGGACCACGTCTTCCCGCCGTCGCACGACTTCGAGTGGACCGAGGCGACCCGCGACGATCACGTGCTGGGCCGGTTCCCGCACATCTCGATCCTGGGCCAGGTCTTCATCGAGACCGTGCACGGTGACTTGACCCTCAAGGTGGAGAACAACACCGAGACCGGCGAGGGCGTCTACTCCGAGCCCGTCGACGAGCCATTGCAGAGCCTCGCCGACGCCGAGGTGCACTACGCGCAGGTCGGGCCGCTGATCCTTATCCGCGTGCGGCCGTACAAGGAGCCGGACTGGCGGCACCTGGTGTTCAACACCCACACCAGGACGGTCGTGCGGCTCGACGGGATCGGGCAGGCCTGCCGCAGGCTGCCCGAGGACCACGGCCTGATCTTCCCCGGCGGCTACTACCTGGCCACCGGGGTGCACAAGACGTTCGACACCGATGTCACCGACCTGGAGTACGAGCGCGTCATCCGCTCGCCCAACGGCGAGGATGTGCTGTTCGTCTTCCACGCGCGCGGCGACGGGCGGTCGCTGCTGCTGCCGTACAACCTGATCCGCAAGGAAGTGGCGAACCCGCTGGTCTGCCACGGGTACTCGCTGTTCGACGACGGCACGCTGGTGATCTTCCGGGCCGACTCGGAGGAACCGACGCGGGTGCACGCGATGCAGGTGTGGCAGACGCCGTACCTGTCCGACACCTACGCCGCGGCGCAGCCGGTGGGCACCGGGCCGCTGGAGAAGGTCGGGAACCCGGAGCTGGTGCGGGGGATCTCGGATTGCCTGTCGGTGACCCACATGGTCGGCGACATGGCTCCTTCGGCGGCGGTGTTCGAGGCGCTGATCACGGCGTGCGCGCGGGTGTTCGACATCTATCACTGGCTCGATGTCGGGGACTTGCGCGAGCCGCTGAGCGAGGTGCGGGCGACCGCCGAGCAGGTGCTCGACGAGTTCGAGACCGTCTCGGCGCTGACCAAGCAGGCCGCGGACGCGCTGGCCGAGGTGTCCGCGCAGGTCGCCTCCCTGATCCGGACCGTGCGCGGCGAGGCGCCCAAGACGGCCGACGCGTGGGTGGGCCAGCTCGCCGAGTTGCGTCGGGTCCAGGGGCGGGTGATCACGCTCCGGGACGTCCGCTATATCGATGGTTCACAAGTAGAATCGTTGAACAATTCTCTTGTTGAACAGTTGAACGATGCGGGCAAGCGGGCGGTCGGCTTCCTGCAGGGCGCGGACGCGTTCGCCGGGTACCACGAGCAGGTCGCCAGGCTCGTCGCCGATGCCGAGGCGATCACGACCGTGGCGGCGGCCGAGCCGGTGAGCGACCAGCTCGCCACGCAGGCCGAGGGGCTGGAGATCGTCACCGAGGTCGTCGGCTCCCTCGACATCGCCGACGCCACCGCGCGCACGTCGATCCTGGAGCGCGTCGGCGAGGTGCTGGCCGGGGTCAACCGGGCCCGCGCCACCCTGGTCGCGCGCCGCAAGGAGCTGCTGGCCACCGAGGGCCGCGCGGCCTTCGCCGCCGAGTTCGCCCTGCTCGGCCAGGCCATCACCGGGGCGCTCGCGGTCGCCGACACCCCGCAGCGCTGCGACGAACAGCTCGGCAAGCTGATGCTCCAGGTGGAGAACCTGGAGACCCGCTTCGGCGACTTCGACGACTTCCTCACCGAGCTGGGCACCAAGCGCACCGACGTCTACGAGGCGTTCTCCTCGCGCAAGCAGGCGCTGCTGGACGACCGCGCTCGCCGGGCCGACCGCCTGATCGAATCGGCCGACCGGGTGCTCGCCAGCGTGCAGCGGCGGGTCGCGGGGCTGAAGTCGGTCGACGAGGTCAACACGTACTTCGCGTCGGACCCGATGGTCGCCAAGCTCCGCTCGGTGGCCGCTGACCTGCGCGAACTCGGCGACCAGGTGCGGGCCGAGGAGCTCGACGGCCGGGTCAAGGCCGCCCGGCAGGAGGCGGGCCGCTCGCTGCGCGACCGCCTCGACCTCTACACCGACGGCGGCGACACGCTGCGCTTCGGCAAGCACGCGTTCGCGGTCAACACCCAGCCGCTGGACCTGACCCTGGTCCCGCACGACGGCGGCATGGCCTTCGCGGTCACTGGGACCGACTACCGCTCGACCGTGCGCGACGAGGACTTCCAGTCGACCAGCGAGTTCTGGTCGCAGCTACTGGTGTCGGAGTCGACCGAGGTCTACCGCGCGGAGCACCTTGCCGCGTCCATTATGGATAGTGCGGTCCCGTCGGACTCGTCGAACCTGCTCGACGAGGTGCGCACGGTCGCCGAGACCCGCTACGACGAGGGCTACGAACGCGGCGTGCACGACCACGACGCCGCCAAGATCCTCGACGTGCTGCTGCGTCTGCACGCGGGCGCGGGTCTGCTGCGCTACTCGCCGCAGGTCCGCGCCGCGGCGCAGCTGTTCTGGGCCCACGGCACCGACGAACCCCAGCGTGCCCAGTGGACCGTGCGCGCGGGTTCGCTGGCCAGGGCCCGCGCCGCCTTCGGCCCAGTCCCGGCCATCGGCGACTTGAGCGTGGAACTGTCCGAGGCCGCGTCAGCCTTCCTGGCCTCGTCGGGTCTGCCGGTGGAGAACGTCGGCGAGTACCTGTTCGAGGAACTGGCGGGTACCCCACTCGGGTTCGTCACCAGCGCGGGCGCGCGGACCCTGGTCGACAAGTTCCGCCGCGCCTGCGGCCCGCAGTTCGATGAAGATGTGCGCGCGGTCGGCGACCTCGCGGCTCGTCATCAGTTGGTCCGGGCCTGGCTGTCGACCTTCCAGGCGAGCGCCAATCTGTCCGATGTGGACCTCCCAGAGGCGGTCGCCATCGAACTCTGCGGCGACCTGCCCCGCCACGATTCGTCGGCGGCGCTGTCGGGCAAGGTCGAGGGTCTACTCGGGGCGCACCCGCGGATCACCGACCGGTCACTGGACCTGCGCCTGGACGAGTTCCTGGCCAGGACCAGCCGTTTCCGATCCGAGCGCGTACCCGCCTATCGCGCGTACCAGCGTCGACGGGAAGCGCTGGTGGTGCGGGAGAAGGAGCGCCTGCGGCTGACCGAGTACCAGCCCAAGGTGATGAGCGCGTTCGTCCGCAACCGCTTGCTGGACGAGGTCTACCTGCCGCTGATCGGCGACAACCTCGCCAAGCAACTCGGTGCGGCGGGCGAGAACAAGCGGACCGACCAGATGGGCCTGCTGCTGCTCATCTCCCCGCCGGGCTACGGCAAGACCACGCTGATGGAGTACGTGGCCAACCGACTCGGCCTGGTGTTCGTCAAGGTCAACGGCCCGGCGCTGGGCCACGACGTGACCTCGATCGACCCGGCCGACGCGCCCAACGCGACCGCCCGGCAGGAGATCGAGAAGATCAATTTCGGCCTGGAGATGGGTAGCAACGTCCTGCTGTATCTGGACGACATCCAGCACACCAACCCGGAGCTGTTGCAGAAATTCATCTCCCTGTGCGATGCGCAGCGGCGGATGGAAGGCGTCTGGGACGGGCGGACGCGGACTTATGACCTGCGTGGCAAGCGGTTCGCGGTGTGCATGGCGGGCAACCCGTATACGGAGTCCGGCAAGCGGTTCCGAGTCCCGGACATGCTCGCCAACCGCGCGGACGTGTGGAACCTGGGTGATGTGCTGTCGGGGCGCGAGGAGCTTTTCTCACTGAGCTATGTCGAGAACGCGTTGACGTCGAATCCGGTGCTGGCGCCACTGTCCACTCGGGAGCGTGCGGATATCGGGCTGTTCGTCCGGATGGCTCGGGGCGATTCGTCGGTGCGCGCTGATCAGTTGGCGCATCCTTATTCGTCGGTTGAGGTTGAGCGGATCGTTTCGGTGTTGTCGAAGTTGTTGCGGGTGCAGGAAGTGGTGTTGGCCAACAACAAGGCATACATCGCGTCTGCCGCGCAAGCTGAGGCTTCGCGGACGGAGCCGCCGTTCGGGTTGCAGGGGTCGTATCGCAACATGAACAAGCTGGCTGAGCGGATCGTGCCGGTGATGAACTCGGATGAGTTGGAAGCGGCTATTGACGATCACTACCGGGGTGAGGCGCAGACTTTGACCGCGGGTGCTGAGGCTAATTTGCTGAAGCTTGCCGAGTTGCGGGGGCGGTTGAGTGCGGAACAGGCTGAGCGGTGGGCTGCGGTTAAGGCTGGGTATTTGCGGGAGCGGGCTCTTGGTGGGGATGGGGACGATCCGATGAGTCGGGCTGTGGGGGCGGTTGGGTTGTTGGCTGATCGGGTTGGGGGGATTGAGGCTGCTATCCGGGGTTCCTGA